From a single Microbacterium murale genomic region:
- a CDS encoding carbohydrate ABC transporter permease: protein MAAQTMTETRTLVVPGRKSLSVSAPRKRAHTVTASIILSIIGVLFLVPLLWVVFASFDANATVSMRIPESWTLDNYTGVMTWELTWLPLLNSVLISLGTAVITVIVSLLAAYPLSRYAARYQKPFMYAILFGTGLPITAMMVPVYSLFVSFGLLNSTWGVIVFMSATSLPMAIWMLKNFMDSVPISLEEAAWVDGASSMQALARIVVPLMRPGIGVVFIFVFTGAWGNFFVPFVLLFTSDRFPAAVSIFNFFGQYGTIAYGQLAAYSVLYAAPMVVLYVIVQKLSGSSFALAGSVKG from the coding sequence ATGGCCGCGCAGACCATGACCGAGACGCGCACGCTCGTCGTGCCAGGGCGGAAGTCACTGAGCGTGTCAGCCCCGCGCAAGCGCGCTCACACAGTGACGGCGTCCATCATCCTGAGCATCATCGGCGTGCTCTTCCTCGTGCCGCTCCTGTGGGTCGTGTTCGCGTCGTTCGATGCGAATGCCACCGTCTCGATGCGGATTCCGGAGTCGTGGACGCTCGACAACTACACGGGCGTCATGACCTGGGAACTCACGTGGCTGCCGCTGCTCAACTCGGTGCTGATCTCCCTCGGCACGGCGGTCATCACGGTCATCGTCTCGCTGCTGGCGGCCTACCCGCTTTCGCGATACGCAGCGCGTTACCAGAAGCCGTTCATGTACGCGATCCTTTTCGGTACCGGCCTGCCGATCACGGCCATGATGGTGCCGGTCTACTCCCTCTTCGTGTCGTTCGGGCTCCTCAATTCCACCTGGGGAGTCATCGTGTTCATGTCGGCGACATCGCTGCCGATGGCGATCTGGATGCTGAAGAACTTCATGGACTCCGTGCCGATCTCGCTCGAGGAGGCCGCCTGGGTCGACGGCGCGAGTTCGATGCAGGCTCTGGCGCGCATCGTGGTGCCTCTCATGCGACCGGGCATCGGCGTGGTGTTCATCTTCGTCTTCACTGGCGCGTGGGGGAACTTCTTCGTCCCGTTCGTCCTCCTGTTCACCTCGGATCGTTTTCCCGCGGCAGTGTCGATCTTCAACTTCTTCGGCCAGTACGGCACGATCGCCTACGGTCAGCTCGCGGCGTACTCGGTGCTCTACGCGGCGCCGATGGTCGTCCTGTACGTCATCGTCCAGAAACTCTCCGGCTCGTCCTTCGCGCTCGCCGGTTCCGTCAAGGGCTGA
- a CDS encoding MFS transporter, whose protein sequence is MEAPPRLGGRLAALSVGQVISWGILFYALIVASPAIADDTGWSVALVTLSFSSGLIASAAAGVFVGRWLDARGPRLIMTLGSVVGPAGLVVVALAPNLAVFTVGWVIAGIAQSAVLYQAAFTVIARRYGTRRRGAMTILTLAGGLASTVFAPIVAGLLTVTDWRTTFFLLAGFLLITTVPLHWFSLERAWTPVAHDDSVHAHTVRTVIRTRRFWMLELSMLALAAALFSVTLALIPLFTEKGMSYELAAWALGLLGAGQVIGRLLYVAIPHTAAPWIPLAATAGLSVVFLALLALIPGPPWLLISVGVAAGAVRGAQTLVQGSAVADRWGTRNYGAINGVFAAPITLVGAFGPALGPLLAVATGSYSAMALIAVGLAGVSLAFARLS, encoded by the coding sequence GTGGAAGCGCCACCTCGACTGGGTGGTCGGCTCGCCGCGCTCTCGGTGGGCCAGGTCATCAGCTGGGGCATCCTGTTCTACGCCCTCATCGTCGCCTCCCCCGCGATCGCGGATGACACCGGTTGGTCTGTCGCCCTGGTCACGTTGTCGTTCTCCTCCGGGCTGATCGCCTCCGCCGCGGCCGGGGTGTTCGTCGGGCGATGGCTCGACGCGCGCGGTCCTCGCCTCATCATGACCCTCGGTAGCGTCGTCGGCCCAGCGGGACTCGTCGTCGTGGCGCTCGCACCGAACCTCGCGGTCTTCACGGTCGGGTGGGTGATCGCCGGCATCGCACAATCGGCCGTGCTCTATCAGGCAGCGTTCACGGTCATCGCTCGCCGGTACGGCACCCGTCGTCGAGGCGCGATGACGATCCTGACACTGGCCGGAGGCCTCGCCTCCACAGTCTTCGCTCCGATCGTCGCTGGACTCCTCACCGTCACCGATTGGCGCACGACGTTCTTCCTTCTCGCAGGCTTCCTGCTCATCACCACTGTGCCGCTGCACTGGTTCAGCCTCGAGCGCGCCTGGACACCCGTCGCTCACGACGACAGCGTGCACGCGCACACCGTGAGAACGGTCATCCGCACCCGACGCTTCTGGATGCTGGAGCTTTCCATGCTCGCCCTGGCGGCTGCCCTCTTCAGCGTCACCCTCGCCCTCATCCCCCTCTTCACCGAGAAGGGCATGAGCTACGAGCTCGCCGCCTGGGCGCTCGGACTTCTCGGAGCGGGCCAGGTGATCGGGCGACTCCTCTATGTCGCGATCCCCCACACCGCAGCCCCTTGGATTCCCCTCGCGGCCACCGCCGGGCTGAGCGTCGTCTTCCTCGCCCTGCTCGCCCTCATCCCCGGCCCGCCGTGGCTGCTCATCTCGGTCGGCGTCGCCGCCGGGGCCGTCCGCGGCGCGCAGACACTCGTGCAGGGCTCAGCCGTCGCAGACCGCTGGGGCACGCGCAACTACGGGGCCATCAACGGCGTCTTCGCCGCACCCATCACTCTCGTCGGCGCCTTCGGTCCCGCGCTCGGGCCGCTTCTTGCGGTCGCCACCGGCTCCTATTCGGCCATGGCTCTGATCGCCGTAGGGCTGGCAGGCGTTTCGCTCGCCTTCGCCCGACTCTCCTGA
- a CDS encoding alpha-mannosidase, translated as MHDRSRLALLRVDRFVRERLQSQIHRASAPVAATRWDAAGEPLSFAEAAAGEYSPIAPGDLWGRPWGTTWFRLNGAVPASWRDADGALPARTRAEIVVDLGFTQGQPGFQCEAMVWDVAGRPVRGIAPLNNAVAEAVDEAGEVDVYIEAASNPDVGSLFTFDPTPVGDLATVGGDPIYTLRHLDVRLRDLEVADLLADTLALRGLAEELDDGSPRRADILVALERMIDVVDPDDVAGTAAAGREVLAPVLAKPASASAHTLHAVGHAHIDSAWLWPVRETVRKVARTFSNVLSLMDEDPDFVFVASSAQQYAWVKEYYPDLFERIRARVAEGRFIPVGSMWVESDTNMPGSEAMARQFVAGKSFFLREFGIDTPEAWLPDSFGYSGALPQIAKAAGTRWFLTQKISWNETNKFPHHTFQWEGIDGTRLFTHFPPVDTYNSRVTADELAHAERNFADKGRATVSLLPYGYGDGGGGPTREMTAAVARAESLEGSPRVVHSSPRQFFETAEAEYPRPEVWSGELYLEFHRGTYTSQLATKQGNRRSEHLLREAELWAATASVRIGTPYPAERLQRVWETVLLQQFHDILPGSSIAWVYQDAERNYAFVARELEELIGDSLRALAGEGALALVANASPHAREGLVALGAGVGDSASDVEPRRDGATGWVLDNGIVRATVDDRGLVVSAVDLQTGRDVVVPGRPAGLLQLHRDTPTQWDAWDVDVHYRNTVTDLTEVASIGVDGSAVVVERGFGASTVIERISLGENSRVLSFALELDWHEKQKMLKLAFPLDLHTDRAASEIQFGHIERPTHTNTSWDAARFETVAHRWIRVAEPDFGVAIVNDSTYGHDVTREQRDERGGTITIARLSLIRSALFPDPAQDQGLHELRVGLVIGADVAETVAEGYHINLPVRRVANTAVDAIEPLVIVDHPGVVVEAVKLAEDGSGDVVVRLYEALGTRAQATLATGFAFADVRQTDLLEREVALDGVTVDGDGVRLELRPFQIVTMRFSRA; from the coding sequence ATGCACGACCGTTCCCGACTTGCCCTCCTCCGCGTCGACCGCTTCGTCCGCGAGCGACTGCAATCCCAGATCCACCGCGCGTCCGCGCCGGTCGCAGCCACGCGCTGGGACGCGGCAGGCGAACCCCTTTCGTTCGCGGAAGCGGCGGCCGGCGAGTACTCGCCGATCGCTCCCGGTGATCTGTGGGGGCGCCCGTGGGGGACGACCTGGTTCCGCCTGAATGGAGCCGTCCCCGCATCGTGGCGGGATGCTGACGGCGCGCTGCCCGCGCGCACACGAGCCGAGATCGTCGTCGATCTCGGCTTCACCCAGGGCCAGCCGGGCTTCCAGTGCGAGGCGATGGTGTGGGATGTTGCAGGCAGGCCCGTGCGTGGGATCGCCCCGCTCAACAACGCTGTCGCTGAAGCGGTGGACGAGGCGGGCGAGGTCGACGTCTACATCGAGGCGGCGTCCAACCCTGATGTCGGAAGCCTTTTCACATTCGATCCGACCCCTGTCGGCGATCTCGCGACCGTGGGCGGCGACCCCATCTACACACTGCGCCACCTCGACGTGCGCCTCCGCGACCTCGAGGTCGCGGATCTGCTCGCCGACACGCTCGCGCTGCGCGGCCTCGCGGAGGAACTGGACGATGGATCCCCGCGGCGCGCCGACATCCTCGTCGCGCTGGAGCGGATGATCGACGTCGTCGACCCTGACGACGTCGCCGGGACCGCGGCTGCCGGACGGGAGGTCCTCGCGCCAGTGCTGGCGAAGCCGGCATCCGCTTCCGCTCACACGCTGCACGCCGTCGGCCACGCGCACATCGACTCCGCATGGCTGTGGCCGGTGCGTGAGACTGTTCGCAAGGTGGCGCGTACCTTCTCGAACGTCCTGTCTCTCATGGACGAAGACCCCGACTTCGTCTTCGTCGCCTCCAGCGCGCAGCAGTACGCCTGGGTCAAGGAGTACTATCCCGACCTGTTCGAGCGAATCCGCGCACGTGTTGCCGAGGGCCGATTCATCCCGGTGGGGAGCATGTGGGTCGAATCCGACACGAACATGCCGGGGTCTGAGGCGATGGCGCGGCAGTTCGTCGCGGGCAAGTCGTTCTTCCTGCGTGAATTCGGAATCGACACGCCAGAGGCATGGCTGCCGGATTCCTTCGGGTATTCGGGCGCTCTGCCGCAGATCGCCAAGGCAGCCGGCACTCGCTGGTTCCTGACGCAGAAGATCTCGTGGAACGAGACGAACAAGTTCCCGCACCACACGTTCCAATGGGAGGGCATCGACGGCACGCGGCTGTTCACTCACTTCCCGCCCGTCGATACTTACAACTCGCGCGTGACCGCCGACGAGCTCGCCCATGCCGAGCGCAACTTCGCCGACAAGGGCCGTGCCACGGTCTCGCTCCTTCCCTACGGCTACGGCGACGGAGGCGGCGGGCCTACGCGCGAGATGACGGCAGCAGTCGCCCGTGCAGAATCGCTCGAAGGGTCGCCGCGCGTCGTGCACAGCTCTCCTCGGCAGTTCTTCGAGACCGCTGAGGCCGAGTACCCCCGGCCGGAGGTCTGGTCGGGTGAGCTGTACCTCGAGTTCCACCGGGGCACGTACACGAGTCAGCTCGCCACCAAGCAGGGCAACAGGCGCAGCGAGCATCTGCTGCGCGAGGCGGAACTCTGGGCCGCGACCGCGAGCGTACGCATCGGCACCCCCTATCCGGCAGAGCGGCTGCAGCGGGTCTGGGAGACCGTCCTGTTACAGCAGTTCCACGACATCCTGCCTGGATCCTCGATCGCATGGGTCTATCAGGACGCCGAACGCAACTACGCCTTCGTGGCGCGCGAGCTCGAGGAGCTCATCGGCGACAGTCTGCGGGCGCTCGCCGGTGAAGGCGCACTGGCGCTCGTCGCGAACGCATCCCCGCATGCCAGGGAGGGCCTCGTAGCGCTCGGTGCCGGCGTGGGGGACAGCGCGAGCGACGTCGAGCCTCGGCGCGATGGCGCCACTGGATGGGTGCTCGACAACGGCATCGTCCGCGCGACGGTGGACGATCGCGGCTTGGTCGTCTCGGCCGTCGATCTCCAGACTGGACGCGACGTCGTGGTGCCCGGCCGCCCCGCGGGTCTGCTGCAACTGCATCGGGACACTCCTACGCAGTGGGACGCCTGGGACGTGGATGTGCACTATCGCAACACCGTCACCGATCTGACCGAGGTCGCCTCGATCGGGGTCGACGGGTCGGCCGTCGTGGTCGAGCGCGGGTTCGGTGCGTCGACCGTCATCGAGCGGATCAGTCTCGGCGAGAACTCGCGCGTGCTGTCGTTCGCCCTCGAGCTGGACTGGCACGAGAAGCAGAAGATGCTCAAGCTCGCCTTCCCTCTCGACCTGCACACCGACCGCGCCGCGTCGGAGATCCAGTTCGGCCACATCGAGCGGCCGACGCACACGAACACCTCATGGGATGCCGCGCGGTTCGAGACAGTGGCCCACCGGTGGATTCGCGTCGCCGAGCCCGACTTCGGCGTCGCGATCGTCAACGATTCGACGTATGGTCACGACGTCACGCGAGAACAGCGCGATGAACGCGGCGGAACCATCACGATCGCGCGGCTGTCGCTCATCCGCTCGGCCTTGTTCCCCGACCCCGCGCAGGATCAGGGTCTTCACGAGCTACGGGTCGGCCTCGTGATCGGCGCGGATGTCGCCGAGACCGTCGCCGAGGGGTACCACATCAATCTCCCCGTTCGTCGTGTCGCGAACACCGCTGTCGACGCGATCGAGCCTCTGGTGATCGTCGACCATCCCGGTGTGGTCGTAGAGGCGGTCAAGCTCGCCGAGGACGGCAGCGGCGACGTCGTGGTGCGGCTCTACGAAGCCCTGGGGACCCGGGCTCAGGCAACGCTCGCGACCGGGTTCGCGTTCGCAGACGTGCGCCAGACCGATCTGCTCGAACGCGAGGTCGCCCTCGATGGCGTCACTGTCGACGGCGATGGCGTGCGGCTCGAATTGCGCCCGTTCCAGATCGTCACGATGCGCTTCAGCCGCGCCTGA
- a CDS encoding carbohydrate ABC transporter permease — translation MTAVAVGGLGRSPSRAFFRLLPLVPAVLLLAAFMLGPIVYSLYGSLTDRALTGPRAANPQFFGLDNYVELLGSAEFWNSLVLTVVFVLASAVIGQNVLGMLLAVLMRSSARPVRSFVSGIVVLAWVLPEIVAAFALYAFFAKDGTLNSVLGWFGLEQTAWLYYLPMLSVIVANIWRGTAFSMLVYNAALAEVPPDLIEAATIDGASAWQRFILVTLPVIRRSISTNLLLTTLQTLGVFTLIWVMTGGGPGTASATLPVLAYQEAFKFAQVGYGTAIATVTLLIGAVFSIIYIRVLKPEVD, via the coding sequence ATGACCGCCGTCGCCGTCGGCGGGCTCGGGCGCAGTCCGAGCCGCGCTTTCTTCCGCCTGCTGCCGCTCGTTCCTGCGGTGCTGCTGCTGGCCGCTTTCATGCTCGGTCCGATCGTGTACTCGCTGTACGGATCGCTCACCGACCGGGCCCTCACCGGCCCGCGTGCGGCGAACCCGCAGTTCTTCGGACTCGACAACTACGTCGAGCTGCTGGGTTCCGCCGAGTTCTGGAACTCCCTCGTCCTGACCGTGGTCTTCGTCTTGGCATCCGCTGTCATCGGCCAGAACGTACTCGGAATGCTGCTGGCCGTGCTCATGCGCAGCTCGGCGCGGCCGGTACGATCCTTCGTCAGCGGGATCGTCGTGCTCGCCTGGGTGCTCCCCGAGATCGTGGCGGCCTTCGCGCTCTACGCCTTCTTCGCGAAGGACGGCACGCTCAACTCGGTGCTCGGATGGTTCGGCCTCGAGCAGACCGCGTGGCTCTACTATCTCCCGATGCTGTCGGTCATCGTCGCGAACATCTGGCGCGGGACGGCCTTCTCGATGCTGGTGTACAACGCGGCGCTCGCCGAGGTGCCGCCCGACCTCATCGAGGCGGCGACCATCGACGGCGCGTCGGCCTGGCAGCGGTTCATCCTGGTGACCCTGCCCGTGATCCGGCGTTCGATCTCCACGAATCTGCTCCTGACCACGCTCCAGACGCTCGGCGTGTTCACCCTCATCTGGGTCATGACCGGCGGCGGGCCAGGCACGGCGTCGGCGACGCTGCCAGTGCTCGCCTACCAGGAGGCCTTCAAATTCGCACAGGTCGGGTACGGCACGGCGATCGCCACCGTGACCCTCCTCATCGGTGCGGTGTTCTCCATCATCTACATCCGAGTGCTCAAGCCGGAGGTCGACTGA